In Luteitalea sp. TBR-22, one genomic interval encodes:
- a CDS encoding xanthine dehydrogenase family protein, with translation MNPRRDETIEVERYELAAPPTYVFEMERRTFLAIFGVLGSGLLVAATQAHAQESGGQAGSRSLPTDVKAWVHVGEDGRVTGYTGKTEIGQNIRTSLAQAIADELHVPLDRVSLVMADTDLVPFDQGTFGSLSTPRMAPVLARAAVTAREMLIDRAAARLGAPRASLSCADGRISGAGRSVAFGELVKGAQLTGAVPADAPLMPRSAWQVRGTAAKKVDGRSFVTGAHRYTPDLTRPGMVHGRVLRPKGYAGTLTSLDDSAARAIDGVTVVRDGSFAGVVAPSARVARRAAAAVKAEWTVPADLPSSMTVYDHLKATGSAASAGRGAAPTQVGDPARARASAARSFTASYRIPYIAHVPLEPRAAVAEWTGDKLTVWTGTQRPFGVRAELATAFRVPEERVRVIVPDTGSAYGGKHTGECAVEAARLAKAVGKPVKVVYSRPEEFSFGYLRPAGVIDVAAAVDANGTLVAWEFDNWNSGGAGLATPYDVPNVRTQFHQCDSPLRQGSYRGLASTANHFAREMHMDAIARALGVDAVEFRVRHLAGNERVRAVLQAAAKAAGWPTPSAAGRGLGIACGTDKGSYIATAAEVSRVDNIIKVERLVVAFECGAIVNPDGVRNQVEGSIVQGLGGALFEAIAFANGVITNGNMASYRVPRFRDVPPIELVMLDRPDLPSVGAGETPIVCVAPAIGSAARALGTVNDAMPVRFA, from the coding sequence ATGAACCCGCGGCGCGACGAGACGATCGAGGTCGAGCGGTACGAACTGGCCGCGCCGCCCACCTACGTCTTCGAGATGGAGCGGCGGACGTTCCTCGCCATCTTCGGCGTCCTGGGCAGCGGCCTGCTCGTCGCCGCGACGCAGGCGCACGCGCAGGAGTCCGGCGGGCAAGCGGGCTCGCGCAGCCTGCCCACCGACGTCAAGGCCTGGGTGCACGTCGGCGAGGACGGGCGCGTCACCGGCTACACCGGCAAGACCGAGATCGGGCAGAACATCCGCACCTCGCTCGCGCAGGCGATCGCCGACGAGTTGCACGTGCCGCTCGATCGCGTGTCGCTGGTGATGGCCGACACCGACCTGGTGCCCTTCGACCAGGGCACCTTCGGATCGCTCTCCACGCCCCGCATGGCGCCCGTGCTGGCGCGGGCGGCGGTCACCGCGCGCGAGATGCTGATCGACCGCGCGGCCGCGCGCCTCGGCGCACCGCGGGCGTCGCTGTCGTGCGCCGACGGCCGGATCAGCGGCGCCGGCAGGTCGGTGGCCTTCGGGGAACTGGTCAAGGGCGCGCAGCTGACCGGCGCCGTGCCGGCTGACGCGCCGCTGATGCCGCGCAGCGCCTGGCAGGTGCGCGGCACGGCCGCGAAGAAGGTCGATGGCCGCAGCTTCGTCACCGGCGCGCACCGCTACACGCCCGACCTGACGCGCCCCGGCATGGTCCACGGGCGCGTCCTGCGGCCGAAGGGCTACGCCGGGACGCTCACCTCGCTCGACGACAGTGCCGCAAGGGCGATCGACGGCGTCACCGTCGTCCGTGACGGCAGCTTCGCCGGGGTGGTCGCGCCGAGCGCCCGGGTGGCGCGACGCGCGGCGGCCGCGGTCAAGGCCGAGTGGACCGTGCCTGCCGACCTGCCTTCCTCGATGACGGTGTACGACCACCTCAAGGCGACCGGTTCGGCCGCCTCGGCCGGCAGGGGAGCGGCGCCGACACAGGTGGGCGATCCGGCCCGGGCTCGCGCTTCGGCGGCCCGGTCGTTCACGGCCTCGTACCGCATCCCCTACATCGCGCACGTCCCGCTCGAGCCCCGTGCCGCCGTCGCCGAGTGGACCGGCGACAAGCTCACCGTGTGGACCGGGACGCAGCGCCCCTTCGGCGTGCGCGCCGAGCTCGCCACGGCGTTCCGGGTCCCCGAGGAGCGCGTGCGAGTGATCGTGCCCGACACCGGGTCGGCATACGGCGGCAAGCACACGGGCGAGTGCGCCGTCGAAGCCGCGCGCCTCGCGAAGGCCGTCGGCAAGCCCGTCAAGGTCGTCTACTCGCGGCCCGAGGAGTTCTCGTTCGGCTACCTGCGCCCGGCGGGTGTGATCGACGTCGCCGCTGCCGTCGACGCCAACGGGACGCTGGTCGCCTGGGAGTTCGACAACTGGAACTCCGGCGGGGCGGGGCTCGCGACGCCCTACGACGTGCCGAACGTGCGCACGCAGTTCCACCAGTGCGACTCGCCGCTGCGGCAGGGCTCCTATCGAGGCCTGGCGTCGACGGCCAATCACTTCGCGCGCGAGATGCACATGGACGCGATTGCGCGGGCGCTCGGCGTCGATGCCGTGGAGTTCCGCGTGCGCCATCTCGCCGGCAACGAGCGGGTGCGCGCGGTGCTGCAGGCGGCCGCGAAGGCCGCGGGCTGGCCGACGCCGTCGGCGGCGGGGCGAGGACTGGGCATCGCCTGTGGCACCGACAAGGGCAGCTACATCGCCACGGCGGCCGAGGTGAGCCGCGTCGACAACATCATCAAGGTCGAGAGGCTGGTCGTGGCGTTCGAGTGTGGCGCCATCGTCAACCCCGACGGCGTCCGCAACCAGGTGGAGGGCTCGATCGTGCAGGGTCTCGGCGGCGCCCTGTTCGAGGCGATCGCGTTCGCCAACGGCGTCATCACCAACGGCAACATGGCGTCGTATCGCGTCCCGCGGTTCCGCGACGTGCCGCCGATCGAGCTGGTGATGCTCGATCGGCCGGATCTGCCATCGGTCGGCGCCGGCGAGACGCCCATCGTGTGCGTGGCGCCGGCGATCGGGTCGGCGGCGCGTGCGCTGGGCACGGTGAACGACGCCATGCCCGTGCGCTTCGCCTGA
- a CDS encoding cytochrome b/b6 domain-containing protein, whose product MTPAAPSVARHPVWMRCTHWIAALSIALLAFTGVVILMAHPRLYWGEVGNDLTPALIELPISRNHRHGGWTPATPFTPGPGSPVTASRTYEIFNQNSWGRSLHFLAAWTLVAAGVAYVGLGVLTGHLRRRVVPTADDLRPARIAEDVRRHVRLEVAGGAGAPYGTLQKWAYSAVVFGLVPLAALTGLAMSPAVTAAVPSLLTLFGGMQSARTIHFGTWAALVAFALVHLAMVIATGFRRQVRAMTIGG is encoded by the coding sequence ATGACACCCGCCGCTCCGTCCGTGGCGCGCCACCCCGTGTGGATGCGCTGCACGCACTGGATTGCCGCCCTGAGCATCGCGCTGCTCGCGTTCACCGGCGTGGTCATCCTCATGGCGCACCCGCGCCTGTACTGGGGCGAGGTCGGCAACGACCTCACGCCGGCGCTGATCGAACTGCCCATCAGCCGCAACCACCGTCACGGCGGATGGACGCCGGCCACGCCGTTCACGCCGGGCCCGGGGTCGCCGGTGACGGCCAGTCGCACCTACGAGATCTTCAACCAGAATTCCTGGGGTCGCAGCCTTCACTTCCTGGCGGCGTGGACGCTGGTCGCGGCTGGTGTCGCCTACGTCGGGCTCGGCGTCCTCACCGGCCACCTGCGGCGGCGCGTCGTGCCGACCGCCGACGATCTCCGGCCGGCGCGCATCGCCGAGGACGTGCGGCGGCACGTACGCCTCGAGGTCGCGGGCGGCGCGGGCGCGCCGTACGGCACGCTGCAGAAGTGGGCGTACTCGGCCGTGGTGTTCGGACTGGTCCCGCTCGCCGCCCTCACCGGCCTCGCCATGTCCCCGGCGGTCACTGCGGCCGTCCCGTCGCTGCTCACGCTGTTCGGCGGCATGCAGTCGGCACGCACGATCCACTTCGGGACGTGGGCGGCCCTGGTGGCGTTTGCGCTCGTGCACCTGGCGATGGTGATCGCCACGGGTTTCCGCCGGCAGGTCCGCGCGATGACGATCGGAGGCTGA
- a CDS encoding MFS transporter, whose translation MPRTRLPAAIWVLGLVSMLMDISSEMVHALLPLFLVDTLGASVLAVGVLEGLAESTALIAKVFSGALSDRLGSRKGLTVGGYALSAVTKPLFALASGSGMVLAARLVDRVGKGVRGAPRDALVADLAPPGARGAAFGLRQSLDTTGAFLGPLVAVVLMLHWRGDFRAIFWVSVVPAALAVALLVIGVREPAREHAPGSPPPVRLAALARLPARYWGVVGVGAVFTLARFSEAFLVLRAQHAGVRAALIPLVMVLMNVTYAATAYPAGRLADRLSRRTLLAWGLLALVGADLILAGAIDWMAMLPGVVLWGVHMGLTQGLFAAMVADAAPADLRGTAFGVFNLASGVSLLLASVIAGALWARWGAPATFLTGAAFATLALAGVMGARTS comes from the coding sequence ATGCCGCGGACGCGCCTGCCGGCAGCCATCTGGGTCCTCGGACTCGTGAGCATGCTGATGGACATCTCGTCGGAGATGGTCCACGCGCTGCTGCCGCTCTTCCTCGTCGACACGCTCGGCGCGAGCGTGCTCGCCGTCGGCGTGCTCGAGGGGCTGGCCGAGTCCACGGCCCTCATCGCCAAGGTGTTCTCCGGAGCGTTGAGCGATCGCCTCGGCTCGAGGAAGGGCCTCACCGTCGGCGGGTATGCGCTGAGTGCCGTGACCAAGCCGCTGTTCGCGCTCGCGAGCGGGAGCGGCATGGTCCTGGCGGCGCGCCTGGTCGATCGCGTCGGCAAGGGGGTGCGCGGGGCACCACGCGACGCGCTGGTGGCCGACCTGGCGCCACCGGGAGCCAGGGGCGCGGCCTTCGGCTTGCGCCAGTCGCTCGACACCACGGGCGCCTTCCTCGGGCCACTCGTGGCCGTGGTGCTGATGCTGCACTGGCGTGGCGACTTCCGGGCGATCTTCTGGGTGTCGGTCGTGCCGGCGGCCCTGGCGGTCGCGCTGCTGGTGATCGGCGTCCGGGAGCCGGCCCGTGAACACGCGCCTGGCAGCCCGCCGCCGGTTCGCCTCGCGGCCCTGGCGCGCCTGCCCGCCCGCTACTGGGGCGTGGTCGGCGTCGGCGCGGTCTTCACCCTGGCGCGGTTCAGCGAGGCCTTCCTGGTGCTGCGCGCCCAGCACGCCGGCGTTCGCGCGGCCCTGATCCCGCTCGTGATGGTGCTGATGAACGTCACCTATGCGGCCACGGCCTATCCAGCGGGTCGGCTGGCGGACCGGCTGTCGCGGCGCACCCTCCTGGCCTGGGGCCTGCTCGCACTCGTCGGCGCCGACCTGATCCTCGCTGGCGCGATCGACTGGATGGCGATGCTGCCCGGCGTGGTGCTGTGGGGGGTGCACATGGGACTGACACAGGGGCTGTTCGCGGCGATGGTGGCCGACGCCGCGCCGGCGGACCTCCGAGGCACCGCCTTCGGCGTCTTCAATCTCGCCAGCGGTGTGTCGCTGCTACTCGCCAGCGTGATCGCCGGCGCGCTCTGGGCGCGGTGGGGCGCGCCAGCCACGTTCCTCACCGGCGCCGCATTCGCCACCCTCGCCCTCGCGGGAGTGATGGGAGCGCGAACGTCATGA
- a CDS encoding PAS domain-containing protein, with amino-acid sequence MPLHSSAGLATLVAHLSEAILVTDTHQRVTQYLGQAERLYGWPADHVIGRALSDLPRTYPEGDGDLFMARMAAAEEARVVMRCQRQDGTCVDLDVVVTPLRDQSGAFIGWLSVARDVTQRLELQQQLRAAHGQLADMAFGADDGYWDWHLPSGQVSRDRRWAEMLGYRHDELPPDAAVWIDLLHPDDATTAMPALEAHLQGRTPRYESEHRLRHRNGHWVWVHDRGKIVQRDATGAPVRLAGAHTDTTARKVMEHTLRERESELRAALASNEALVADLRAALDRVKTLSALLPLCMHCRRVRDDAGYWAQIEEYLALHTETSFSHGICPECLKAHYPEYPQPGAGP; translated from the coding sequence ATGCCGCTGCACTCATCTGCAGGATTGGCCACGCTCGTGGCGCACCTGTCCGAGGCCATCCTGGTCACGGACACGCACCAGCGCGTCACCCAATACCTCGGTCAGGCAGAACGCCTCTATGGCTGGCCTGCCGACCACGTGATCGGCCGCGCGCTCAGCGACCTGCCGCGAACGTACCCCGAGGGTGATGGCGACCTCTTCATGGCGCGGATGGCGGCCGCCGAGGAGGCGCGCGTCGTGATGCGCTGCCAGCGCCAGGACGGCACCTGCGTCGACCTCGACGTGGTCGTGACGCCCTTGCGCGACCAGTCGGGCGCCTTCATCGGGTGGCTCTCGGTGGCCCGCGACGTCACGCAGCGCCTCGAACTGCAGCAGCAGCTCCGCGCCGCGCACGGCCAGCTCGCCGACATGGCCTTCGGCGCCGATGACGGCTACTGGGACTGGCACCTGCCGTCGGGCCAGGTGAGCCGCGATCGTCGCTGGGCCGAGATGCTCGGATACCGCCACGACGAGCTGCCACCCGACGCTGCAGTCTGGATCGACCTGCTGCATCCCGACGACGCGACGACCGCGATGCCTGCTCTCGAGGCGCACCTGCAGGGACGCACGCCCAGGTACGAGTCGGAGCACCGCCTCCGGCACAGGAACGGGCACTGGGTCTGGGTGCACGATCGCGGCAAGATCGTGCAGCGCGACGCGACCGGCGCGCCGGTGCGCCTGGCCGGCGCCCACACCGACACCACGGCGCGCAAGGTGATGGAGCACACCCTGCGTGAACGCGAGTCCGAGCTGCGCGCGGCGCTCGCGAGCAACGAGGCGCTCGTGGCCGACCTCCGCGCGGCCCTCGACCGGGTGAAGACGCTGTCGGCCCTGCTGCCACTCTGCATGCACTGCCGCCGCGTCCGCGACGATGCCGGCTACTGGGCGCAGATCGAGGAGTACCTCGCCCTCCACACCGAGACGTCGTTCAGCCACGGCATCTGCCCCGAGTGCCTGAAGGCGCATTATCCCGAGTACCCGCAACCCGGGGCGGGGCCATGA
- a CDS encoding Hsp20/alpha crystallin family protein produces MATTTVARPTPKATSAITTRTPYSLMRALSDDIESFFNDVGMGVGRWPLASRLFETAHAGWLPAVEVQEKDGKLFFRADLPGMTREGIKVEVGEHVLTIEGERRESSRDTADGYYRTERSYGHFSRTLALPEVVKADSAVATFKDGVLEVAFEIAAPTAPATRQLPITEPVPVTK; encoded by the coding sequence ATGGCCACCACCACCGTTGCGCGCCCGACGCCGAAGGCGACGTCGGCCATCACCACCCGCACGCCCTACAGCCTGATGCGCGCGCTGAGCGACGACATCGAAAGCTTCTTCAATGATGTCGGCATGGGCGTCGGTCGCTGGCCGCTCGCCTCGCGGCTGTTCGAGACGGCCCACGCCGGCTGGTTGCCGGCCGTCGAAGTGCAGGAGAAGGACGGCAAGTTGTTCTTCCGCGCCGACCTGCCGGGCATGACCCGCGAGGGCATCAAGGTCGAGGTCGGCGAGCACGTGCTGACGATCGAGGGGGAACGGCGGGAATCGAGCCGCGACACGGCTGACGGGTACTACCGCACCGAGCGCTCCTACGGGCACTTCTCCCGCACGCTGGCCCTGCCGGAGGTCGTGAAGGCCGACTCCGCGGTGGCCACGTTCAAGGATGGCGTCCTCGAGGTGGCGTTCGAGATTGCGGCGCCGACCGCGCCGGCGACCCGGCAGCTGCCCATCACCGAGCCCGTCCCGGTCACCAAGTGA
- a CDS encoding DUF1203 domain-containing protein: protein MSYRVIGLDPSPFRHLYHLSDEALATHNARRYIVDRTPGFPDRVELRDLQPGETALLLNYVHQPGDSPYRASHAIFVREGAERAAETVGRLPEVMQHRPLSLRAFDTAHMMVDATLVSGADAEGPILALLDDPRVSYVQAHYAVRGCYAARIERA from the coding sequence ATGAGCTACCGTGTCATCGGCCTGGACCCCTCGCCCTTCCGCCACCTCTATCACCTCTCCGACGAGGCGCTCGCGACCCACAACGCACGCCGCTACATCGTCGACCGCACGCCGGGATTTCCCGACCGCGTCGAATTGCGTGACCTGCAGCCCGGAGAGACGGCCCTCCTGCTGAACTACGTGCACCAGCCCGGCGATTCGCCGTACCGCGCCAGTCACGCGATCTTCGTGCGTGAGGGGGCCGAGCGGGCAGCCGAGACGGTAGGGCGCCTGCCGGAGGTGATGCAGCACCGTCCGCTGTCGCTGCGGGCCTTCGACACGGCACACATGATGGTCGACGCGACCCTGGTCTCGGGCGCCGACGCCGAGGGCCCGATCCTCGCGCTGCTCGACGATCCGCGCGTCAGCTACGTGCAGGCGCACTACGCCGTGCGCGGCTGCTACGCGGCGCGCATCGAGCGCGCCTGA
- a CDS encoding (2Fe-2S)-binding protein, with product MPTYTLRINGKAHDVEAEPDDTLLSVLRDDLDMTGSRYGCGEGQCGSCTVLVDNRAMRSCVAKVSAVTKAQIVTIEGLATGDTLHPVQQAFLEVEAFQCGYCTSGMVMATVALLRTNPSPTEADIVKALDRNVCRCGTYPRIVKAVKLAAERLRGATPATAQEARR from the coding sequence ATGCCCACCTACACGCTCCGCATCAACGGCAAGGCCCACGACGTCGAGGCCGAGCCGGACGACACCCTCCTTTCGGTCCTGCGCGACGACCTCGACATGACCGGTTCGCGCTACGGGTGCGGCGAGGGGCAGTGCGGCTCGTGCACGGTGCTGGTCGACAACCGCGCGATGCGTTCGTGCGTGGCCAAGGTCAGCGCCGTCACCAAGGCGCAGATCGTCACCATCGAGGGCCTCGCGACCGGCGACACGCTGCACCCGGTGCAGCAGGCGTTCCTCGAGGTCGAGGCCTTCCAGTGCGGCTACTGCACGTCGGGCATGGTGATGGCCACCGTGGCGCTGCTGCGAACCAACCCCTCGCCCACCGAGGCCGACATCGTCAAGGCCCTCGACCGCAACGTGTGCCGGTGCGGCACGTACCCGCGCATCGTGAAGGCGGTCAAGCTCGCCGCCGAGCGCCTGCGCGGGGCGACGCCGGCCACCGCCCAGGAGGCCCGGCGATGA
- a CDS encoding molybdopterin-dependent oxidoreductase, whose protein sequence is MPRHIPSRRDVLRAALTGAGGLAGGLLVQGCAGRELPPTYGHLLRLGDNLTYVAHRAVLPTDSLVREYTRADISSFPAIGTTDPADPARPFYGPDGERYGRLRATEFREFALKVEGRVARPGTYTLEALRRYPSRTQITRHTCEEGWSAIAEWTGVALSHVLAAAGTLPSARFVQFHAFDGWADGIDMVDALHPQTLLAYAMNGRPLPVPHGGPLRLRVERQLGYKSLKFLDRIVVTDTFDDHGRAGNIQNGWSWYVGI, encoded by the coding sequence ATGCCCAGACACATTCCCAGCAGGCGCGACGTGCTGCGCGCCGCACTCACGGGGGCCGGCGGCCTGGCCGGCGGGTTGCTCGTCCAGGGCTGCGCGGGACGCGAGCTCCCGCCGACGTACGGCCACCTGCTGCGCCTCGGGGACAACCTCACCTACGTGGCGCACCGGGCGGTGCTGCCGACCGACTCGCTGGTGCGCGAGTACACGCGGGCCGACATCTCGTCGTTCCCCGCCATCGGCACCACCGATCCGGCCGACCCGGCACGTCCGTTCTACGGCCCCGACGGCGAGCGCTACGGGCGGCTGCGCGCCACGGAGTTCCGCGAGTTCGCGTTGAAGGTCGAGGGCCGTGTCGCGCGTCCTGGCACCTACACGCTGGAGGCGCTGCGCCGCTACCCGAGCCGCACCCAGATCACGCGGCACACGTGCGAGGAAGGCTGGTCGGCCATCGCGGAATGGACGGGCGTCGCCCTGTCGCACGTGCTCGCCGCCGCCGGGACGCTGCCCAGTGCCCGATTCGTGCAGTTCCACGCCTTCGACGGCTGGGCCGACGGCATCGACATGGTGGACGCCCTGCACCCGCAGACCCTGCTCGCGTACGCGATGAACGGCCGGCCCTTGCCGGTTCCGCATGGTGGCCCGCTGCGCCTGCGCGTCGAACGGCAACTCGGGTACAAGAGCCTCAAGTTCCTCGACCGCATTGTCGTCACCGACACGTTCGACGACCACGGGCGGGCCGGCAACATCCAGAACGGCTGGTCCTGGTACGTGGGCATCTGA
- a CDS encoding DUF6766 family protein — translation MDWLRQRSLTLVMMALFAICAVAQVLTGWHEYNASQADHGAAMVTLGGYFATGHLWEALFENWESEFLQMAAFVVLTTRLVQRGSPESRRPGVVEPFDADPRRFREMPGAPWPVRKGGLWLRLYESSLGLAFVLLFLVSWIGHALGGFFEFRHDQLAHGGPSPDLLEYLSSPRFWFESFQNWQSEFLAIAAMVWLSVYLRQRGSPESKPVHASHDES, via the coding sequence ATGGACTGGCTGCGACAACGCTCCCTGACGCTGGTGATGATGGCCCTCTTCGCCATCTGCGCGGTGGCGCAGGTGCTGACCGGCTGGCACGAGTACAACGCGAGCCAGGCCGACCACGGGGCCGCGATGGTCACCCTTGGCGGCTACTTCGCGACGGGGCATCTGTGGGAGGCGTTGTTCGAGAACTGGGAGAGCGAGTTCCTGCAGATGGCCGCCTTCGTGGTGCTCACCACGCGCCTGGTCCAGCGGGGCTCGCCCGAGTCGCGCCGTCCGGGCGTGGTGGAGCCGTTCGACGCCGACCCGCGACGCTTCCGCGAGATGCCGGGCGCGCCGTGGCCGGTGCGCAAGGGCGGGCTCTGGCTCCGGCTCTACGAGTCGTCGCTCGGCCTCGCGTTCGTGCTGCTGTTCCTGGTGTCGTGGATCGGCCACGCCTTGGGCGGCTTCTTCGAGTTCCGGCACGACCAGCTGGCGCACGGCGGCCCCTCGCCCGACCTGCTGGAGTACCTGTCGTCGCCGCGCTTCTGGTTCGAGTCGTTCCAGAACTGGCAGAGCGAGTTCCTGGCGATCGCGGCCATGGTCTGGTTGTCGGTGTACCTGCGGCAGCGGGGATCGCCCGAATCCAAGCCGGTACACGCCAGCCACGACGAGAGCTGA
- a CDS encoding YdeI family protein, protein MPPLTPAPGQEKSFRTAAAFETWMRKHHDRADEIWIRVYKKGSGIPSITIGEALDVALCWGWIDGLRRGLDEVSYLQRYTPRRPKSLWSQVNREHIARLTAAGRMTPHGQRQVDAAKADGRWDAAYAPVRAGSAETIPPDLRAAIDANPRALATFRTLGKQNLFALTFRVTTMRTAAGRARKIASLVDMLARGETPVPQKPRKD, encoded by the coding sequence ATGCCGCCCCTCACCCCCGCGCCAGGCCAGGAGAAGTCGTTCCGCACCGCCGCCGCGTTCGAGACCTGGATGCGCAAGCACCACGACCGCGCGGACGAGATCTGGATTCGCGTCTACAAGAAGGGCTCCGGAATCCCGTCCATCACCATCGGCGAGGCGCTCGACGTCGCCCTCTGCTGGGGCTGGATCGACGGGCTCAGGCGTGGACTCGACGAGGTGTCGTACCTGCAGCGCTACACGCCGCGCCGGCCGAAGAGCCTCTGGAGCCAGGTCAATCGCGAGCACATCGCCAGGCTCACGGCGGCTGGCCGCATGACGCCGCACGGCCAGCGTCAGGTGGACGCCGCCAAGGCGGACGGCCGATGGGACGCCGCCTACGCGCCGGTCCGCGCCGGCTCGGCCGAGACCATCCCGCCCGACCTGCGCGCCGCGATCGACGCCAACCCGCGGGCGCTCGCCACCTTCCGCACGCTCGGCAAGCAGAACCTCTTCGCGCTCACGTTCCGCGTCACCACCATGCGCACGGCGGCCGGCCGGGCCAGGAAGATCGCCAGCCTCGTCGACATGCTCGCGCGCGGCGAAACACCGGTACCACAGAAGCCGCGCAAGGACTGA